A genomic stretch from Streptomyces sp. QL37 includes:
- a CDS encoding GNAT family N-acetyltransferase, translated as MDVSIRPASPARFEELGEITAQAYLGDGLLDLGAEDPYLEQLRAVGRRAAEAEVLVALDADGRLLGGVTYVAPGSPWADIAGEDEAEFRMLAVSPEARGRGAGEALVRACVERARAAEGVSGIVLSTAPAMLGAHRIYRRLGFVQTPERDWYPLPGLALLTFRLEL; from the coding sequence ATGGACGTATCGATCAGGCCGGCTTCGCCCGCCCGGTTCGAGGAGCTGGGCGAGATCACCGCACAGGCGTATCTGGGCGACGGACTCCTGGACCTCGGCGCCGAGGACCCCTACCTGGAACAGCTCCGCGCGGTCGGACGGCGGGCCGCCGAGGCCGAGGTGCTGGTCGCGCTGGACGCCGACGGCCGGTTGCTGGGTGGTGTCACCTACGTCGCGCCCGGCAGCCCGTGGGCGGACATCGCCGGGGAGGACGAGGCCGAGTTCCGGATGCTGGCCGTCTCTCCGGAGGCCCGTGGGCGAGGCGCGGGCGAGGCGCTCGTACGGGCTTGTGTCGAGCGGGCACGGGCTGCCGAGGGCGTCTCGGGGATCGTCCTGTCGACGGCCCCGGCCATGCTGGGCGCCCATCGGATATACCGCCGCCTCGGCTTCGTACAGACTCCGGAGCGGGACTGGTACCCGCTGCCGGGCCTCGCGCTCCTGACGTTCCGTCTGGAGCTCTGA
- a CDS encoding helix-turn-helix domain-containing protein has protein sequence MLNNVAVLLMDEVHPFELGVLCEVFGLDRSEDGLPVHDFAVVSAEGPVLRTHAGFTLGIPHGPERLEEADLIAVPAGGHFIDREYPEEVLDALRRAVERGARVLSVCSGAFVLGAAGLLDGRRCTTHWRHSDELARRFPKACVEPDVLYVDAGPVITSAGTAAGIDAALHLVRQAHGPAVANALARRMVVPPHRDGGQAQYIKRPLPRTRCDTVGETLAWMERHLDQEMTVEQLAAQTHMSPRTFARRFQQETGTTPYRWLLRQRVLLAQHLLETSDETMDMIAGRTGFGNAAALRHQFVRSLGTTPNAYRRTFRGPTLVPEVA, from the coding sequence ATGCTGAACAATGTCGCCGTCCTGCTGATGGACGAGGTCCACCCCTTCGAACTCGGCGTCCTGTGCGAGGTGTTCGGCCTCGACCGCTCCGAGGACGGGCTCCCTGTGCACGACTTCGCCGTCGTGTCCGCGGAAGGCCCGGTCCTGCGGACCCACGCCGGGTTCACCCTCGGCATCCCGCACGGACCGGAGCGCCTGGAGGAGGCCGACCTCATCGCCGTCCCCGCCGGGGGCCACTTCATCGACCGGGAATACCCCGAGGAGGTCCTCGACGCCCTGCGCCGGGCCGTGGAGCGTGGCGCCCGGGTGCTGAGCGTCTGCTCCGGCGCCTTCGTCCTCGGCGCCGCCGGGCTGCTCGACGGCCGCCGCTGCACCACGCACTGGCGGCACTCCGACGAACTGGCCCGCCGCTTCCCGAAGGCGTGCGTGGAGCCGGACGTGCTCTACGTGGACGCGGGGCCGGTCATCACCTCGGCGGGCACGGCCGCGGGCATCGACGCCGCACTGCACCTGGTTCGCCAGGCACACGGCCCGGCCGTCGCGAACGCCCTGGCGCGCCGCATGGTGGTCCCCCCGCACCGGGACGGCGGCCAGGCGCAGTACATCAAGCGTCCGCTCCCCCGCACCCGGTGCGACACGGTCGGCGAGACGCTCGCCTGGATGGAGCGCCACCTCGACCAGGAGATGACCGTCGAACAGCTGGCCGCCCAGACCCACATGTCACCGCGGACCTTCGCCCGCCGCTTCCAGCAGGAGACCGGCACGACGCCGTACCGCTGGCTGCTCCGGCAGCGCGTGCTGCTGGCGCAGCACCTGCTGGAGACCTCGGACGAGACCATGGACATGATCGCGGGCCGGACCGGATTCGGGAACGCGGCGGCGCTGCGCCATCAGTTCGTACGTTCGCTGGGCACCACCCCCAACGCCTACCGCCGCACCTTCCGCGGTCCGACCCTGGTGCCGGAAGTCGCCTGA
- a CDS encoding ribonucleotide-diphosphate reductase subunit beta, with protein sequence MTTSENKNLLDPGFELTLRPMRYPDFYERYRDAIKNTWTVEEVDLHSDVADLAKLSPGEQHMIGRLVAFFATGDSIVSNNLVLTLYKHINSPEARLYLSRQLFEEAVHVQFYLTLLDTYLPDPDDRAAAFDAVEEIPSIREKAQFCFRWMDSVEKIERLETKADRRRFLLNLICFAACIEGLFFYGAFAYVYWFRSRGLLHGLATGTNWVFRDETMHMNFAFEVVDTVRKEEPDLFDDELQQQVTDMLREAVEAELQFGRDLCGEGLPGMNTESMRQYLECVADQRLTRLGFPALYGSENPFSFMELQGVQELTNFFERRPSAYQVAVEGSVGFDDDF encoded by the coding sequence ATGACCACGTCCGAGAACAAGAACCTGCTCGACCCGGGCTTCGAACTGACCCTGCGCCCCATGCGCTACCCGGACTTCTACGAGCGCTACCGGGACGCGATCAAGAACACCTGGACGGTGGAGGAGGTCGACCTGCACTCCGACGTCGCCGACCTCGCCAAGCTCTCACCCGGTGAGCAGCACATGATCGGCCGGCTGGTCGCGTTCTTCGCGACGGGTGACTCGATCGTCTCCAACAACCTGGTGCTGACGCTCTACAAGCACATCAACTCGCCCGAGGCGCGGCTCTACCTGTCGCGTCAGCTGTTCGAGGAGGCCGTGCACGTCCAGTTCTATCTGACGCTGCTCGACACCTATCTGCCCGACCCGGACGACCGCGCGGCGGCCTTCGACGCGGTCGAGGAGATCCCCTCGATCCGTGAGAAGGCGCAGTTCTGCTTCCGGTGGATGGACTCGGTCGAGAAGATCGAGCGGCTGGAGACGAAGGCGGACCGCCGGCGCTTCCTGCTCAACCTGATCTGCTTCGCCGCGTGCATCGAGGGGCTGTTCTTCTACGGCGCGTTCGCGTACGTCTACTGGTTCCGCTCGCGCGGTCTGCTGCACGGTCTCGCCACGGGCACCAACTGGGTGTTCCGTGACGAGACGATGCACATGAACTTCGCCTTCGAGGTCGTGGACACCGTCCGCAAGGAGGAGCCGGACCTCTTCGACGACGAGCTCCAGCAGCAGGTCACCGACATGCTGCGGGAGGCCGTCGAGGCGGAGTTGCAGTTCGGCCGCGACCTGTGCGGCGAGGGCCTGCCGGGGATGAACACCGAGTCGATGCGCCAGTACCTGGAGTGCGTCGCCGACCAGCGGCTCACCCGGCTCGGTTTCCCCGCGCTCTACGGTTCCGAGAACCCCTTCTCGTTCATGGAGCTCCAGGGGGTGCAGGAGCTGACGAACTTCTTCGAGCGGCGCCCCTCCGCGTACCAGGTGGCGGTGGAGGGGTCCGTCGGCTTCGACGACGACTTCTAG
- a CDS encoding sugar ABC transporter substrate-binding protein, producing the protein MKRKLIAAVGVAAMMTGIAACGGDSGDNASKDPKDRTESLTVWLMVDAQSTWPELVKDVNAQFKKKYPKVKVDVQYQQWADKAKKLDTALGGDKFPDVVELGNTETMQYILNGALAEIDPKKYDNSDTWIKGLKDTCTFEGKQFCVPYYAGARVAVYNKDMLKKGTGSDALPQTEDEMLAALDKVSAEYGKKDKRFSALYLPGRYWYAAMSYVAGYGGSIAEYDEGAKEWKGNLSSPESQKGIEHFVNLVKKYNKADQTKDEQDHANVMANEKAALIYGNGWEAGSVVDGANNGNPKLEGKIGTAGMPGPNGKALPSFIGGSDLAVTAKSKVTDLGEEWVSLFTSEKSQEVLAAKNILPNNEKQLEPLKSKPETAAVANAVPDAWFTPIAPGWTSIEKEEVLENMLLEILKGGSVADAAKKADDKINELINK; encoded by the coding sequence ATGAAGCGCAAGCTCATAGCGGCAGTAGGCGTCGCAGCGATGATGACCGGAATCGCGGCGTGTGGTGGGGACAGCGGTGACAACGCTTCGAAGGACCCGAAGGACCGTACCGAGAGCCTGACGGTCTGGCTCATGGTCGACGCGCAGAGCACCTGGCCGGAACTGGTCAAGGACGTCAACGCGCAGTTCAAGAAGAAGTACCCGAAGGTCAAGGTCGACGTCCAGTACCAGCAGTGGGCGGACAAGGCCAAGAAGCTCGACACGGCGCTCGGTGGTGACAAGTTCCCGGACGTCGTCGAGCTCGGCAACACCGAGACGATGCAGTACATCCTCAACGGCGCGCTGGCCGAGATCGACCCCAAGAAGTATGACAACTCGGATACCTGGATCAAGGGTCTGAAGGACACCTGTACTTTCGAGGGCAAGCAGTTCTGCGTGCCGTACTACGCGGGCGCCCGTGTCGCGGTCTACAACAAGGACATGCTCAAGAAGGGCACCGGCAGCGACGCCCTCCCGCAGACCGAGGACGAGATGCTCGCCGCACTCGACAAGGTCTCCGCCGAATACGGCAAGAAGGACAAGCGCTTCTCCGCCCTCTACCTGCCGGGCCGTTACTGGTACGCGGCCATGTCCTACGTCGCGGGCTACGGCGGCTCCATCGCCGAGTACGACGAGGGCGCGAAGGAGTGGAAGGGCAACCTCTCCTCGCCCGAGTCCCAGAAGGGCATCGAGCACTTCGTCAACCTGGTCAAGAAGTACAACAAGGCGGACCAGACCAAGGACGAGCAGGACCACGCCAACGTCATGGCCAACGAGAAGGCGGCCCTGATCTACGGCAACGGCTGGGAGGCCGGTTCCGTCGTCGACGGCGCCAACAACGGCAACCCGAAGCTCGAAGGCAAGATCGGCACGGCCGGTATGCCCGGCCCGAACGGCAAGGCCCTCCCGTCCTTCATCGGCGGTTCGGACCTCGCGGTGACCGCCAAGTCCAAGGTCACCGACCTGGGCGAGGAGTGGGTCTCGCTCTTCACCAGCGAGAAGTCGCAGGAGGTGCTCGCCGCGAAGAACATCCTCCCGAACAACGAGAAGCAGCTCGAGCCGCTGAAGTCCAAGCCGGAGACGGCCGCCGTCGCCAACGCGGTGCCGGACGCCTGGTTCACGCCGATCGCACCGGGCTGGACCTCCATCGAGAAGGAGGAGGTCCTGGAGAACATGCTTCTGGAGATCCTCAAGGGCGGTTCGGTGGCCGACGCTGCCAAGAAGGCCGACGACAAGATCAACGAGCTGATCAACAAGTAG
- a CDS encoding GntR family transcriptional regulator: MGADGGSSTSETGAGARTARVPKYYRLKRHLLEMTDTMPPGTPVPPERTLAAEFDTSRTTVRQALQELVVEGRLERIQGKGTFVAKPKVSQALQLTSYTEDMRAQGLEPTSQLLDIGYVTADDTLAGLLDITTGGRVLRIERLRLASGEPMAIETTHLSAKRFPALRRSLVKYTSLYTALAEVYDVRLAEAEETIETSLATPREAGLLGTDVGLPMLMLSRHSIDGGGEPVEWVRSVYRGDRYKFVARLKRPTD, encoded by the coding sequence ATGGGTGCCGACGGGGGCAGCAGTACGAGCGAGACCGGTGCGGGGGCGCGCACGGCACGCGTCCCGAAGTACTACCGGCTCAAGCGCCATCTCCTCGAAATGACGGACACCATGCCGCCCGGCACCCCGGTGCCGCCCGAGCGGACCCTGGCGGCGGAGTTCGACACCTCGCGCACCACGGTGCGTCAGGCCCTCCAGGAGCTGGTGGTCGAGGGCCGGCTGGAGCGCATCCAGGGCAAGGGCACCTTCGTCGCCAAGCCGAAGGTCTCCCAGGCCCTGCAACTCACCTCGTACACCGAGGACATGCGCGCCCAGGGGCTGGAACCCACCTCCCAGCTGCTGGACATCGGCTACGTCACGGCGGACGACACGCTCGCCGGGCTGCTGGACATCACGACGGGCGGACGGGTGCTGCGTATCGAGCGGCTCCGGCTCGCCAGCGGTGAACCGATGGCCATCGAGACCACCCACCTCTCGGCCAAACGCTTTCCCGCGCTGCGCCGTTCACTGGTGAAGTACACCTCGCTCTACACCGCTCTGGCCGAGGTCTACGACGTCCGGCTCGCCGAGGCCGAGGAGACGATCGAGACCTCGCTCGCCACGCCGCGCGAGGCGGGACTGCTCGGCACGGACGTCGGCCTCCCGATGCTCATGCTGTCCCGGCATTCGATCGACGGAGGCGGCGAACCGGTGGAGTGGGTGCGCTCGGTGTACCGGGGCGACCGGTACAAGTTCGTCGCCCGTCTGAAGCGTCCCACGGACTGA
- a CDS encoding ribonucleoside-diphosphate reductase subunit alpha produces the protein MTIAPADPASVTESEGRTTDAPGTALLRTLTGLTADLPDTDPGRVAAAALRGRNARSDEAELRSLATEAAAGLISEDPAYSRLAARLLTRAIADEAVGQGAVSFSASVAVGHREGLIADRTAEFVTLHAAALDALVDQALADGADDRFGYFGLRTLHSRYLLRHPLTRDVVETPQHFMLRVAAGLAEDTSERALEEVAALYGLMNRLDYLPSSPTLFNSGTRHPQMSSCYLLDSPLDELDSIYDRYHQVARLSKHAGGIGLSYSRIRARGSLIRGTNGHSNGIVPFLKTLDASVAAVNQGGRRKGAAAVYLETWHADIEEFLELRDNTGEDQRRTHNLNLAHWIPDEFMRRVDADTEWSLFSPADAPELVDLWGDEFDAAYRAAEAKGLARKTLPARELYGRMMRTLAQTGQGWMTFKDASNRTANQTAEPGRVVHSSNLCTEILEVTDDGETAVCNLGSVNLGAFVADGTIDWERLDATVRTAVTFLDRVVDINFYPTEQAGRSNARWRPVGLGAMGLQDVFFQLRLPFDSPEARALSTKISERIMLAAYESSCDLAERSGPLPAWSETRAARGVLHPDHYDTELNWPERWDALRARIAKTGMRNSLLLAIAPTATIASIAGVYECIEPQVSNLFKRETLSGEFLQVNAYLVDELKRLGVWDARTREALREASGSVQGFAWIPEDVRALYRTAWEIPQRGLIDMAAARTPFLDQSQSLNLFLETPTIGKLSSMYAYAWKQGLKTTYYLRSRPATRIARAASGKAAAAAPIPVQQATAPDADAIACSLENPESCEACQ, from the coding sequence GTGACCATCGCGCCAGCCGACCCGGCTTCAGTCACGGAATCCGAAGGCCGCACGACCGACGCGCCCGGGACCGCACTGCTGCGGACCCTGACCGGCCTCACCGCCGATCTGCCCGACACCGATCCCGGACGGGTGGCCGCCGCCGCACTGCGCGGCCGCAACGCCAGGTCGGACGAGGCCGAGCTGCGCTCGCTGGCCACCGAGGCCGCCGCCGGCCTGATCTCCGAGGACCCCGCCTACTCCCGGCTCGCCGCCCGGCTCCTCACCCGGGCCATCGCGGACGAGGCCGTCGGCCAGGGCGCCGTCTCCTTCTCCGCGTCGGTCGCCGTCGGACATCGCGAGGGCCTGATCGCGGACCGTACGGCCGAGTTCGTCACGCTGCACGCCGCCGCCCTCGACGCGCTGGTCGACCAGGCGCTCGCCGACGGCGCCGACGACCGCTTCGGCTACTTCGGGCTTCGGACGCTGCACAGCCGGTACCTGCTGCGCCACCCGCTCACCCGCGACGTCGTCGAGACCCCGCAGCACTTCATGCTGCGCGTCGCCGCCGGCCTCGCCGAGGACACCTCCGAGCGGGCTCTGGAGGAAGTGGCCGCGCTGTACGGCCTGATGAACCGGCTCGACTATCTGCCCTCCTCCCCCACCCTCTTCAACTCCGGCACCCGCCACCCCCAGATGTCGTCCTGCTACCTGCTGGACTCGCCGCTGGACGAGCTGGACTCGATCTACGACCGCTACCACCAGGTGGCGCGCCTCTCCAAGCACGCGGGCGGCATCGGGCTCTCGTACTCCCGCATCCGCGCCCGGGGTTCGCTCATCCGCGGGACGAACGGGCACTCCAACGGCATCGTGCCGTTCCTGAAGACGCTCGACGCCTCGGTCGCCGCGGTGAACCAGGGCGGCCGGCGCAAGGGCGCCGCGGCCGTCTACCTGGAGACGTGGCACGCGGACATCGAGGAGTTCCTGGAGCTGCGCGACAACACGGGCGAGGACCAGCGGCGTACGCACAACCTCAACCTGGCGCACTGGATCCCCGACGAGTTCATGCGCCGCGTCGACGCGGACACGGAGTGGTCGCTGTTCTCCCCGGCCGACGCCCCCGAACTCGTGGACCTGTGGGGCGACGAGTTCGACGCGGCCTACCGCGCGGCCGAGGCCAAGGGGCTGGCCCGCAAGACGCTGCCGGCCCGTGAGCTGTACGGCAGGATGATGCGGACCCTCGCCCAGACCGGGCAGGGCTGGATGACGTTCAAGGACGCCTCCAACCGCACGGCGAACCAGACGGCCGAGCCAGGCCGTGTCGTGCACTCCTCGAATCTGTGCACGGAGATCCTCGAAGTCACCGACGACGGCGAGACGGCCGTCTGCAACCTCGGGTCGGTCAACCTGGGCGCGTTCGTCGCCGACGGCACCATCGACTGGGAGCGGCTGGACGCCACCGTCCGCACGGCGGTGACCTTCCTCGACCGCGTGGTGGACATCAACTTCTACCCGACCGAGCAGGCCGGCCGCTCCAACGCCCGCTGGCGCCCGGTGGGCCTGGGCGCGATGGGCCTCCAGGACGTCTTCTTCCAGCTGCGACTGCCCTTCGACTCCCCCGAGGCCCGCGCGCTGTCCACGAAGATCTCCGAGCGGATCATGCTCGCCGCGTACGAGTCCTCCTGCGACCTGGCCGAGCGGTCGGGGCCGCTCCCCGCCTGGTCCGAGACCCGTGCCGCCCGTGGCGTGCTGCACCCCGACCACTACGACACCGAGCTGAACTGGCCGGAGCGCTGGGACGCGCTGCGCGCCCGGATCGCGAAGACCGGCATGCGCAACTCGCTGCTGCTCGCCATCGCGCCGACGGCCACGATCGCCTCGATCGCCGGGGTGTACGAGTGCATCGAGCCGCAGGTCTCCAACCTCTTCAAGCGCGAGACGCTCAGCGGGGAGTTCCTCCAGGTCAACGCCTACCTGGTCGACGAGCTGAAGAGGCTCGGCGTCTGGGACGCGCGGACCCGGGAGGCGCTGCGCGAGGCGAGCGGCTCCGTGCAGGGCTTCGCCTGGATCCCCGAGGACGTGCGCGCGCTGTACCGCACGGCGTGGGAGATCCCGCAGCGCGGCCTGATCGACATGGCTGCGGCCCGTACGCCGTTCCTCGACCAGAGCCAGTCGCTCAACCTGTTCCTGGAGACGCCGACGATCGGCAAGCTCTCCTCGATGTACGCGTACGCCTGGAAGCAGGGGCTGAAGACGACCTACTACCTGCGGTCGCGCCCGGCGACCCGGATCGCCCGCGCGGCGTCCGGCAAGGCCGCCGCCGCCGCGCCCATTCCCGTACAGCAGGCGACGGCTCCCGACGCGGACGCGATCGCCTGCTCCCTCGAAAACCCCGAGTCCTGCGAGGCCTGCCAGTAA
- a CDS encoding DUF3311 domain-containing protein — MRVVIGLCLIAPFVAMLWVGSYAKVDPTFIGIPFFYWYQMLWVLVSTALTMIAYKLWQRDQRARKGGASA, encoded by the coding sequence ATGAGGGTGGTCATCGGGCTCTGCCTGATCGCTCCGTTCGTGGCGATGCTCTGGGTCGGGTCGTACGCGAAGGTCGATCCGACCTTCATAGGCATCCCGTTCTTCTACTGGTACCAGATGCTGTGGGTGCTCGTCTCGACCGCTCTCACCATGATCGCGTACAAGCTGTGGCAGCGTGACCAGCGCGCCCGCAAGGGGGGTGCGTCAGCATGA
- a CDS encoding sodium:solute symporter family protein → MKDGLNSVAAAEGGVNGIALAVFIFFFLAVTVIGFMAARWRKAENEASLDEWGLGGRSFGTWVTWFLLGGDLYTAYTFVAVPAAVYAAGAAGFFAVPYTILVYPLIFTFLPRLWSVSHKHGYVTTSDFVRGRFGSKGLSLAVAVTGILATMPYIALQLVGIQAVLDVMGVGGGENTHWFIKDLPLLIAFAVLAAYTYSSGLRAPALIAFVKDGLIYLVIAVAIIYIPIKLGGFDDIFAAAGEKFSAANEAAGKPVAGLAPGASGQWVYATLALGSALALFMYPHSITATLSSRSREVIRRNTTILPLYSLMLGLLALLGFMAIAAGIKVDNGQLAIPQLFENMFPDWFAGVAFAAIGIGALVPAAIMSIAAANLFTRNIYKDFIKPDATPAQETKVSKLVSLLVKVGALAFVLTMDKTVAINFQLLGGIWILQTMPALVGGLFTRWFHRWALIAGWAVGMIYGTVAAYGVASPTQKHFGGSSKEIPGIGEIGYIGLTAFVLNVVVVLVLTVVLNAVKAPAGVDETSPSDYTADAGDPGVKVELPPATAGAPGGH, encoded by the coding sequence ATGAAGGACGGCTTGAACAGCGTGGCAGCCGCCGAGGGCGGCGTGAACGGCATCGCACTCGCCGTATTCATCTTCTTCTTCCTGGCCGTCACGGTCATCGGTTTCATGGCCGCGCGCTGGCGCAAGGCCGAGAACGAGGCCAGCCTCGACGAATGGGGCCTGGGCGGCCGGTCGTTCGGCACCTGGGTCACCTGGTTCCTGCTCGGCGGCGACCTCTACACCGCGTACACCTTCGTCGCGGTGCCGGCGGCGGTCTACGCGGCGGGCGCGGCCGGCTTCTTCGCCGTCCCCTACACGATCCTCGTGTACCCGCTGATCTTCACCTTCCTGCCGCGCCTCTGGTCGGTGTCGCACAAGCACGGCTACGTCACCACCTCGGACTTCGTCCGTGGCCGCTTCGGCTCGAAGGGGCTCTCGCTGGCGGTCGCCGTCACCGGCATCCTCGCCACGATGCCGTACATCGCGCTCCAGCTGGTCGGCATCCAGGCGGTCCTGGACGTCATGGGCGTCGGCGGCGGCGAGAACACGCACTGGTTCATCAAGGACCTGCCGCTGCTCATCGCCTTCGCCGTCCTCGCCGCGTACACGTACTCCTCGGGGCTGCGCGCGCCGGCGCTGATCGCGTTCGTCAAGGACGGGCTGATCTACCTGGTCATCGCGGTGGCGATCATCTACATCCCGATCAAGCTGGGCGGGTTCGACGACATCTTCGCCGCGGCCGGCGAGAAGTTCTCCGCCGCCAACGAGGCGGCCGGCAAACCGGTGGCGGGGCTCGCACCCGGCGCCTCCGGCCAGTGGGTGTACGCCACGCTCGCCCTGGGCTCGGCGCTGGCCCTCTTCATGTACCCGCACTCGATCACGGCGACGCTCTCCAGCCGCAGCCGTGAGGTGATCCGGCGCAACACCACGATCCTGCCGCTGTACTCGCTGATGCTGGGTCTGCTGGCCCTGCTCGGGTTCATGGCGATCGCCGCCGGGATCAAGGTGGACAACGGCCAGCTCGCCATTCCGCAGCTCTTCGAGAACATGTTCCCGGACTGGTTCGCGGGCGTGGCCTTCGCCGCGATCGGGATCGGCGCCCTGGTCCCGGCCGCGATCATGTCGATCGCCGCCGCGAACCTCTTCACCCGCAACATCTACAAGGACTTCATCAAGCCCGACGCGACCCCTGCCCAGGAGACCAAGGTCTCCAAGCTGGTCTCGCTGCTGGTCAAGGTCGGCGCACTCGCCTTCGTCCTCACCATGGACAAGACGGTCGCGATCAACTTCCAGCTGCTCGGCGGCATCTGGATCCTCCAGACGATGCCGGCCCTGGTGGGCGGCCTGTTCACCCGGTGGTTCCACCGCTGGGCCCTGATCGCCGGCTGGGCCGTCGGCATGATCTACGGCACGGTGGCCGCCTACGGCGTCGCCAGCCCGACCCAGAAGCACTTCGGCGGGTCCTCCAAGGAGATCCCGGGCATCGGCGAGATCGGCTACATCGGTCTCACCGCGTTCGTGCTGAACGTCGTCGTCGTGCTCGTGCTGACCGTCGTCCTCAACGCGGTGAAGGCGCCGGCCGGGGTGGACGAGACCTCCCCGTCGGACTACACGGCGGACGCGGGCGACCCCGGCGTCAAGGTGGAGCTCCCGCCGGCCACGGCGGGCGCACCCGGCGGCCACTGA
- a CDS encoding family 20 glycosylhydrolase, with translation MDIHKAGRRTAVAVVAALVAALLPWQSAVAEEGPAAAPPPQVLPTLRGWQGGEGEFTLTDRARIVTQGRTDARTAADARRFAGELTARPPVAAGAGRRGDIVLRQDPSLKDELGPEGYRLVVGDRVTVTGATSTGVFYGTRTVLQLLNDDGRATRGSATDVPAYRERGVGVCACYINVSIPWFERLMKDMASQKLNQLWIEAKVRSDVDPESAFWGYYTKDQVRTLVAMAKKYHIELVPEINSPGHMDTYLENHPELQLHDSSGAASPPRLDISRPEALEYYTSLVDEALDVWGGDVWHMGADEYMLGSSYPDYPQLGSAAVAKFGAAATPDDLFVDFINQVNAHVKADGRSLRIWNDGLLGWNTVVPLDRDVTVEHWLGGGAVQQPSALLAEGRPVMNSAYALYLVRGGYTTQTQKLYESDWTPLRFEGETLAAGADNLTGAKISLWPDTASAETENEVEEKTFMPLRFIAQATWGGPKPSETYAGFEALARKAGHAPGWSNTDRTPLPDGTYRLTAGRKSLAPAPDAGVGLAGGGDATWTLTATDDGYYTVRSTASGLCLDATRGKKYLGAPLEVGAELSLGTCSAAARTQRWQLDPAAGSLILRNAVSQLRLTERTSDGAAVQTVRGTPLRARTA, from the coding sequence ATGGACATACACAAGGCAGGACGCAGGACCGCCGTGGCGGTGGTGGCCGCGCTCGTCGCCGCACTGCTGCCCTGGCAGAGCGCGGTGGCCGAGGAGGGCCCGGCCGCCGCCCCTCCGCCCCAGGTGCTGCCCACCCTGCGTGGCTGGCAGGGCGGCGAGGGGGAGTTCACCCTCACGGACCGGGCCCGGATCGTCACGCAGGGCAGAACCGACGCCCGCACGGCCGCCGACGCCCGCCGTTTCGCGGGTGAGCTGACGGCGCGGCCACCGGTCGCCGCCGGTGCGGGCCGCCGCGGCGACATCGTCCTCCGCCAGGATCCGTCCCTGAAGGACGAACTTGGCCCGGAGGGCTACCGGCTGGTGGTGGGCGACCGGGTCACCGTCACGGGCGCGACCTCGACCGGTGTGTTCTACGGAACCCGGACGGTCCTCCAGCTGCTCAACGACGACGGCCGCGCCACCCGGGGCTCGGCGACCGACGTGCCCGCCTACCGGGAGCGCGGGGTCGGTGTCTGCGCCTGCTACATCAACGTCTCCATCCCGTGGTTCGAGCGGCTGATGAAGGACATGGCGTCCCAGAAGCTCAACCAGCTGTGGATCGAGGCCAAGGTCAGGAGCGACGTCGACCCGGAGTCGGCGTTCTGGGGCTACTACACCAAGGACCAGGTCCGCACCCTGGTCGCGATGGCGAAGAAGTACCACATCGAGCTGGTCCCGGAGATCAACTCCCCGGGCCACATGGACACCTATCTGGAGAACCACCCGGAGCTCCAGCTCCACGACAGCTCCGGGGCCGCCTCCCCGCCCAGGCTCGACATCTCCCGGCCCGAGGCTCTGGAGTACTACACCTCGCTGGTCGACGAGGCGCTCGACGTGTGGGGCGGCGACGTCTGGCACATGGGCGCGGACGAGTACATGCTCGGCTCCTCCTACCCCGACTATCCGCAGCTCGGGTCCGCGGCGGTCGCGAAGTTCGGTGCGGCCGCCACCCCGGACGACCTGTTCGTCGACTTCATCAACCAGGTCAACGCACATGTGAAGGCCGACGGCCGGTCCCTGCGCATCTGGAACGACGGACTGCTGGGCTGGAACACCGTCGTCCCGCTGGACCGTGACGTCACCGTCGAGCACTGGCTCGGCGGCGGCGCCGTCCAGCAGCCGTCGGCCCTGCTCGCCGAGGGCCGCCCGGTCATGAACTCGGCCTACGCGCTGTACCTGGTGCGCGGCGGGTACACCACGCAGACCCAGAAGCTGTACGAGAGCGACTGGACGCCGCTGCGCTTCGAGGGGGAGACGCTGGCCGCCGGCGCCGACAACCTCACCGGCGCCAAGATCAGCCTGTGGCCGGACACCGCGTCGGCCGAGACGGAGAACGAGGTCGAGGAGAAGACCTTCATGCCGTTGCGCTTCATCGCCCAGGCCACCTGGGGCGGCCCGAAGCCCAGCGAGACGTATGCCGGTTTCGAAGCCCTGGCGCGGAAGGCGGGCCACGCCCCCGGCTGGTCGAACACGGACCGCACCCCGCTCCCCGACGGTACCTACCGGCTGACCGCGGGCCGGAAGTCACTGGCCCCGGCGCCGGACGCCGGAGTCGGGCTGGCCGGGGGCGGCGACGCCACCTGGACGCTGACGGCGACCGACGACGGCTACTACACGGTCCGGTCCACGGCGAGCGGCCTGTGCCTGGACGCCACGCGCGGCAAGAAGTACCTGGGCGCGCCGCTGGAGGTGGGTGCGGAGCTCTCGCTCGGGACCTGCTCGGCGGCCGCGCGCACCCAGCGCTGGCAGCTGGACCCCGCGGCGGGATCACTGATCCTGCGTAACGCCGTCT